Proteins from one Phalacrocorax carbo chromosome 30, bPhaCar2.1, whole genome shotgun sequence genomic window:
- the SLC44A2 gene encoding choline transporter-like protein 2 isoform X1 translates to MEGPAAGRKDPDGAYGTPQKYDPTFKGPIYDRGCTDVVCCVLLVVAIVGYVVVGVVAWTHGDPRKVIYPTDSRGQFCGQQGTPNENKPFLFYFDIVKCASPLVLLEFQCPTTQICVSQCPNRYLTYLNAHGSRAPGELEYYRQFCVPEFKNLQKAPIQVLTDKECPAMIIPSTPLARRCLPAIRAKKGVIMVGNETTYDDGRGGRRNVTELLEGAKKANVVLETRQLAMKIFEDYTVSWYWIIIGLVIAMVASLIFIVLLRFLAGIMVWVMIVMVILVLGYGIFHCYMEYAKLKGEAGSDVSLKDLGFQTDLRVYLHLRQTWLAFMIILCVVEVVIILLLIFLRKRILIAIALIKEASRAVGHVMMSLLFPLCTFFLLCLCIAYWASTAVFLSTSNEAIYKVFSETPCQFSGQTCTPETFNTSNVTKLCRDAQCLFAFYGGETAYHKYLIVLQFFNVFMFFWLANFIIALGQVTLAGAFASYYWAFKKPDDMPAFPLFSAFSRALRYHTGSLAFGSLILAIVQVIRVALEYLDHRLKAADNKFAKFLLSCLKCCFWCLEKFIKFLNRNAYIMIAIYGTNFCTSARNAFFLLMRNIIRVAVLDKVTDFLFFLGKLLIVGSVGILAFFFFTQRIKLVQDTAPSLNYYWVPILTVIVGSYLIAHGFFSVYGMCVDTLFLCFCEDLERNDGSPERPYYMSPELSEILLKGNLEPSKSADSQG, encoded by the exons ATGGAGGGCCCCGCCGCGGGCAGGAAGGACCCGGACGGCGCTTACG GGACGCCGCAAAAATACGACCCGACTTTCAAAGGTCCCATCTACGACAG GGGCTGCACCGACGTTGTCTGCTGCGTCCTGCTGGTCGTCGCCATCGTGGGCTACGTGGTGGTGGGCGTCGTGG CCTGGACCCACGGCGACCCCCGGAAGGTGATCTACCCGACCGACAGTCGCGGGCAGTTCTGCGGGCAGCAGGGAACCCCCAACGA GAATAAacctttcctcttttatttcGACATCGTGAAGTGTGCCAGCCCGCTGGTGCTGCTGGAATTTCAGTGCCCGACCACGCAG ATCTGCGTCAGCCAATGCCCGAACCGGTACCTGACGTACCTGAACGCCCACGGCTCCCGCGCGCCCGGCGAGCTCGAGTACTACCGGCAGTTCTGCGTCCCCGAGTTCAAAAACCTGCAGAAG GCTCCCATCCAGGTGTTGACGGACAAGGAGTGCCCGGCCATGATTATCCCCAGCACCCCAC TGGCGCGGCGATGCCTCCCGGCCATCCGGGCCAAGAAGGGCGTCATCATGGTCGGCAACGAGACCACCTACGACGACGGCCGCGGGGGCCGGAGGAACGTCACCGAGCTGCTGGAAGGGGCCAA aaaagcaaacgTGGTTCTGGAAACCAGACAGCTGGCCATGAAGATCTTTGAAGATTACACGGTTTCCTGGTACTGGATAATCAT AGGCCTCGTGATCGCGATGGTGGCCAGCCTCATCTTCATCGTCCTGCTCCGCTTCCTGGCCGGGATCATGGTCTGGGTGATGATCGTGATGGTGATCCTGGTGCTGGGCTACG GAATCTTCCACTGTTACATGGAATACGCAAAATTAAAAGGGGAAGCGGGTTCCGACGTCTCCCTGAAGGACCTGGGATTTCAGACAGACCTACGCGTCTACCTCCACCTGCGGCAGACGTGGCTGGCGTTCA tgATCATCCTCTGCGTCGTGGAGGTGGTGATCATACTGCTGCTCATCTTCCTCCGCAAGAGGATCCTCATTGCCATCGCGCTCATCAAGGAGGCCAGCAG GGCTGTTGGTCACGTCATGATGTCGCTGCTGTTTCCGTTGTGCACCTTCTTCCTGCTGTGCCTTTGCATCGCCTACTGGGCCAGCACCGCCGT CTTCCTCTCCACCTCCAACGAGGCCATCTATAAGGTGTTCAGCGAGACTCCCTGCCAGTTTTCCGGGCAGACCTGCACACCAGAG ACCTTCAACACGAGCAACGTCACCAAGCTGTGCCGCGACGCCCAGTGCCTCTTCGCGTTCTACGGGGGAGAGACGGCCTACCACAAGTATCTCATCGTCCTCCAGTTCTTCAACGTCTTCATGTTCTTCTGGCTCGCCAACTTCATCATCGCGCTGGGCCAGGTGACGCTGGCAGGGGCCTTCGCGTCGTACTACTGGGCCTTCAAGAAACCCGATGACATGCCCGCCTTCCCCCTCTTCTCCGCCTTCAGCCGCGCGCTCCG GTACCACACGGGCTCGCTCGCCTTCGGCTCCCTGATCCTCGCCATCGTCCAAGTCATCAGGGTCGCTCTGGAGTACCTGGACCACAGGTTAAAAG CTGCAGATAATAAGTTTGCCAAGTTCCTCCTGAGCTGCCTGAAGTGCTGCTTCTGGTGCCTGGAAAAATTCATCAAATTCCTCAACAGAAACGCGTACATCATG ATTGCCATCTACGGCACCAACTTCTGCACCTCTGCTAGGAACGCGTTCTTCCTGCTGATGAGGAACATCATCAG GGTGGCTGTTTTAGATAAAGTCACGgatttcctcttcttcctcggCAAACTCCTCATTGTGGGAAGCGTCG GAATCCTcgccttctttttcttcacccAGCGGATAAAGCTGGTCCAAGACACGGCGCCGTCCCTGAATTACTACTGGGTCCCTATTCTG ACGGTGATCGTGGGCTCCTACCTCATCGCCCACGGGTTCTTCAGCGTGTACGGCATGTGCGTGGAcaccctcttcctctgcttct GTGAAGATCTGGAGAGGAACGATGGATCTCCCGAGAGGCCTTACTACATGTCCCCCGAGCTGAGCGAGATCCTGCTGAAGGGGAACCTAGAGCCTTCCAAAAGCGCCGATAGCCAAGGCTAG
- the SLC44A2 gene encoding choline transporter-like protein 2 isoform X2: MGGHGGHGKHGTPQKYDPTFKGPIYDRGCTDVVCCVLLVVAIVGYVVVGVVAWTHGDPRKVIYPTDSRGQFCGQQGTPNENKPFLFYFDIVKCASPLVLLEFQCPTTQICVSQCPNRYLTYLNAHGSRAPGELEYYRQFCVPEFKNLQKAPIQVLTDKECPAMIIPSTPLARRCLPAIRAKKGVIMVGNETTYDDGRGGRRNVTELLEGAKKANVVLETRQLAMKIFEDYTVSWYWIIIGLVIAMVASLIFIVLLRFLAGIMVWVMIVMVILVLGYGIFHCYMEYAKLKGEAGSDVSLKDLGFQTDLRVYLHLRQTWLAFMIILCVVEVVIILLLIFLRKRILIAIALIKEASRAVGHVMMSLLFPLCTFFLLCLCIAYWASTAVFLSTSNEAIYKVFSETPCQFSGQTCTPETFNTSNVTKLCRDAQCLFAFYGGETAYHKYLIVLQFFNVFMFFWLANFIIALGQVTLAGAFASYYWAFKKPDDMPAFPLFSAFSRALRYHTGSLAFGSLILAIVQVIRVALEYLDHRLKAADNKFAKFLLSCLKCCFWCLEKFIKFLNRNAYIMIAIYGTNFCTSARNAFFLLMRNIIRVAVLDKVTDFLFFLGKLLIVGSVGILAFFFFTQRIKLVQDTAPSLNYYWVPILTVIVGSYLIAHGFFSVYGMCVDTLFLCFCEDLERNDGSPERPYYMSPELSEILLKGNLEPSKSADSQG, translated from the exons atggggggacacggggggcacGGTAAACACG GGACGCCGCAAAAATACGACCCGACTTTCAAAGGTCCCATCTACGACAG GGGCTGCACCGACGTTGTCTGCTGCGTCCTGCTGGTCGTCGCCATCGTGGGCTACGTGGTGGTGGGCGTCGTGG CCTGGACCCACGGCGACCCCCGGAAGGTGATCTACCCGACCGACAGTCGCGGGCAGTTCTGCGGGCAGCAGGGAACCCCCAACGA GAATAAacctttcctcttttatttcGACATCGTGAAGTGTGCCAGCCCGCTGGTGCTGCTGGAATTTCAGTGCCCGACCACGCAG ATCTGCGTCAGCCAATGCCCGAACCGGTACCTGACGTACCTGAACGCCCACGGCTCCCGCGCGCCCGGCGAGCTCGAGTACTACCGGCAGTTCTGCGTCCCCGAGTTCAAAAACCTGCAGAAG GCTCCCATCCAGGTGTTGACGGACAAGGAGTGCCCGGCCATGATTATCCCCAGCACCCCAC TGGCGCGGCGATGCCTCCCGGCCATCCGGGCCAAGAAGGGCGTCATCATGGTCGGCAACGAGACCACCTACGACGACGGCCGCGGGGGCCGGAGGAACGTCACCGAGCTGCTGGAAGGGGCCAA aaaagcaaacgTGGTTCTGGAAACCAGACAGCTGGCCATGAAGATCTTTGAAGATTACACGGTTTCCTGGTACTGGATAATCAT AGGCCTCGTGATCGCGATGGTGGCCAGCCTCATCTTCATCGTCCTGCTCCGCTTCCTGGCCGGGATCATGGTCTGGGTGATGATCGTGATGGTGATCCTGGTGCTGGGCTACG GAATCTTCCACTGTTACATGGAATACGCAAAATTAAAAGGGGAAGCGGGTTCCGACGTCTCCCTGAAGGACCTGGGATTTCAGACAGACCTACGCGTCTACCTCCACCTGCGGCAGACGTGGCTGGCGTTCA tgATCATCCTCTGCGTCGTGGAGGTGGTGATCATACTGCTGCTCATCTTCCTCCGCAAGAGGATCCTCATTGCCATCGCGCTCATCAAGGAGGCCAGCAG GGCTGTTGGTCACGTCATGATGTCGCTGCTGTTTCCGTTGTGCACCTTCTTCCTGCTGTGCCTTTGCATCGCCTACTGGGCCAGCACCGCCGT CTTCCTCTCCACCTCCAACGAGGCCATCTATAAGGTGTTCAGCGAGACTCCCTGCCAGTTTTCCGGGCAGACCTGCACACCAGAG ACCTTCAACACGAGCAACGTCACCAAGCTGTGCCGCGACGCCCAGTGCCTCTTCGCGTTCTACGGGGGAGAGACGGCCTACCACAAGTATCTCATCGTCCTCCAGTTCTTCAACGTCTTCATGTTCTTCTGGCTCGCCAACTTCATCATCGCGCTGGGCCAGGTGACGCTGGCAGGGGCCTTCGCGTCGTACTACTGGGCCTTCAAGAAACCCGATGACATGCCCGCCTTCCCCCTCTTCTCCGCCTTCAGCCGCGCGCTCCG GTACCACACGGGCTCGCTCGCCTTCGGCTCCCTGATCCTCGCCATCGTCCAAGTCATCAGGGTCGCTCTGGAGTACCTGGACCACAGGTTAAAAG CTGCAGATAATAAGTTTGCCAAGTTCCTCCTGAGCTGCCTGAAGTGCTGCTTCTGGTGCCTGGAAAAATTCATCAAATTCCTCAACAGAAACGCGTACATCATG ATTGCCATCTACGGCACCAACTTCTGCACCTCTGCTAGGAACGCGTTCTTCCTGCTGATGAGGAACATCATCAG GGTGGCTGTTTTAGATAAAGTCACGgatttcctcttcttcctcggCAAACTCCTCATTGTGGGAAGCGTCG GAATCCTcgccttctttttcttcacccAGCGGATAAAGCTGGTCCAAGACACGGCGCCGTCCCTGAATTACTACTGGGTCCCTATTCTG ACGGTGATCGTGGGCTCCTACCTCATCGCCCACGGGTTCTTCAGCGTGTACGGCATGTGCGTGGAcaccctcttcctctgcttct GTGAAGATCTGGAGAGGAACGATGGATCTCCCGAGAGGCCTTACTACATGTCCCCCGAGCTGAGCGAGATCCTGCTGAAGGGGAACCTAGAGCCTTCCAAAAGCGCCGATAGCCAAGGCTAG
- the SLC44A2 gene encoding choline transporter-like protein 2 isoform X3 — protein MEGNGTPQKYDPTFKGPIYDRGCTDVVCCVLLVVAIVGYVVVGVVAWTHGDPRKVIYPTDSRGQFCGQQGTPNENKPFLFYFDIVKCASPLVLLEFQCPTTQICVSQCPNRYLTYLNAHGSRAPGELEYYRQFCVPEFKNLQKAPIQVLTDKECPAMIIPSTPLARRCLPAIRAKKGVIMVGNETTYDDGRGGRRNVTELLEGAKKANVVLETRQLAMKIFEDYTVSWYWIIIGLVIAMVASLIFIVLLRFLAGIMVWVMIVMVILVLGYGIFHCYMEYAKLKGEAGSDVSLKDLGFQTDLRVYLHLRQTWLAFMIILCVVEVVIILLLIFLRKRILIAIALIKEASRAVGHVMMSLLFPLCTFFLLCLCIAYWASTAVFLSTSNEAIYKVFSETPCQFSGQTCTPETFNTSNVTKLCRDAQCLFAFYGGETAYHKYLIVLQFFNVFMFFWLANFIIALGQVTLAGAFASYYWAFKKPDDMPAFPLFSAFSRALRYHTGSLAFGSLILAIVQVIRVALEYLDHRLKAADNKFAKFLLSCLKCCFWCLEKFIKFLNRNAYIMIAIYGTNFCTSARNAFFLLMRNIIRVAVLDKVTDFLFFLGKLLIVGSVGILAFFFFTQRIKLVQDTAPSLNYYWVPILTVIVGSYLIAHGFFSVYGMCVDTLFLCFCEDLERNDGSPERPYYMSPELSEILLKGNLEPSKSADSQG, from the exons ATGGAGGGAAACG GGACGCCGCAAAAATACGACCCGACTTTCAAAGGTCCCATCTACGACAG GGGCTGCACCGACGTTGTCTGCTGCGTCCTGCTGGTCGTCGCCATCGTGGGCTACGTGGTGGTGGGCGTCGTGG CCTGGACCCACGGCGACCCCCGGAAGGTGATCTACCCGACCGACAGTCGCGGGCAGTTCTGCGGGCAGCAGGGAACCCCCAACGA GAATAAacctttcctcttttatttcGACATCGTGAAGTGTGCCAGCCCGCTGGTGCTGCTGGAATTTCAGTGCCCGACCACGCAG ATCTGCGTCAGCCAATGCCCGAACCGGTACCTGACGTACCTGAACGCCCACGGCTCCCGCGCGCCCGGCGAGCTCGAGTACTACCGGCAGTTCTGCGTCCCCGAGTTCAAAAACCTGCAGAAG GCTCCCATCCAGGTGTTGACGGACAAGGAGTGCCCGGCCATGATTATCCCCAGCACCCCAC TGGCGCGGCGATGCCTCCCGGCCATCCGGGCCAAGAAGGGCGTCATCATGGTCGGCAACGAGACCACCTACGACGACGGCCGCGGGGGCCGGAGGAACGTCACCGAGCTGCTGGAAGGGGCCAA aaaagcaaacgTGGTTCTGGAAACCAGACAGCTGGCCATGAAGATCTTTGAAGATTACACGGTTTCCTGGTACTGGATAATCAT AGGCCTCGTGATCGCGATGGTGGCCAGCCTCATCTTCATCGTCCTGCTCCGCTTCCTGGCCGGGATCATGGTCTGGGTGATGATCGTGATGGTGATCCTGGTGCTGGGCTACG GAATCTTCCACTGTTACATGGAATACGCAAAATTAAAAGGGGAAGCGGGTTCCGACGTCTCCCTGAAGGACCTGGGATTTCAGACAGACCTACGCGTCTACCTCCACCTGCGGCAGACGTGGCTGGCGTTCA tgATCATCCTCTGCGTCGTGGAGGTGGTGATCATACTGCTGCTCATCTTCCTCCGCAAGAGGATCCTCATTGCCATCGCGCTCATCAAGGAGGCCAGCAG GGCTGTTGGTCACGTCATGATGTCGCTGCTGTTTCCGTTGTGCACCTTCTTCCTGCTGTGCCTTTGCATCGCCTACTGGGCCAGCACCGCCGT CTTCCTCTCCACCTCCAACGAGGCCATCTATAAGGTGTTCAGCGAGACTCCCTGCCAGTTTTCCGGGCAGACCTGCACACCAGAG ACCTTCAACACGAGCAACGTCACCAAGCTGTGCCGCGACGCCCAGTGCCTCTTCGCGTTCTACGGGGGAGAGACGGCCTACCACAAGTATCTCATCGTCCTCCAGTTCTTCAACGTCTTCATGTTCTTCTGGCTCGCCAACTTCATCATCGCGCTGGGCCAGGTGACGCTGGCAGGGGCCTTCGCGTCGTACTACTGGGCCTTCAAGAAACCCGATGACATGCCCGCCTTCCCCCTCTTCTCCGCCTTCAGCCGCGCGCTCCG GTACCACACGGGCTCGCTCGCCTTCGGCTCCCTGATCCTCGCCATCGTCCAAGTCATCAGGGTCGCTCTGGAGTACCTGGACCACAGGTTAAAAG CTGCAGATAATAAGTTTGCCAAGTTCCTCCTGAGCTGCCTGAAGTGCTGCTTCTGGTGCCTGGAAAAATTCATCAAATTCCTCAACAGAAACGCGTACATCATG ATTGCCATCTACGGCACCAACTTCTGCACCTCTGCTAGGAACGCGTTCTTCCTGCTGATGAGGAACATCATCAG GGTGGCTGTTTTAGATAAAGTCACGgatttcctcttcttcctcggCAAACTCCTCATTGTGGGAAGCGTCG GAATCCTcgccttctttttcttcacccAGCGGATAAAGCTGGTCCAAGACACGGCGCCGTCCCTGAATTACTACTGGGTCCCTATTCTG ACGGTGATCGTGGGCTCCTACCTCATCGCCCACGGGTTCTTCAGCGTGTACGGCATGTGCGTGGAcaccctcttcctctgcttct GTGAAGATCTGGAGAGGAACGATGGATCTCCCGAGAGGCCTTACTACATGTCCCCCGAGCTGAGCGAGATCCTGCTGAAGGGGAACCTAGAGCCTTCCAAAAGCGCCGATAGCCAAGGCTAG
- the AP1M2 gene encoding AP-1 complex subunit mu-2, translated as MAASALFILDLKGKPLISRNYKGDVGLGEIEHFMGLLLQREEEGTLTPLLTHGNVHFLWIKHANLYLVATTKKNGNASLVYSFLYKVVEVFCEYFKELEEESIRDNFVIIYELLDELMDFGFPQTTDSKILQEYITQEGNKLETGKSRVPTTVTNAVSWRSEGIRYKKNEVFIDVIESVNLLVSATGSVLLSEVVGTIKLKVFLSGMPELRLGLNDRVLFELTGRGKNKSVELEDVKFHQCVRLSRFDSDRTISFIPPDGDFELMSYRLNTQVKPLIWIESVIEKFSHSRVEIMVKAKGQFKKQSVANGVEIAVPVPSDADSPKFKTSVGSARYLPERNLVIWTIKSFPGGKEHLMRAHFGLPSVEKEEEEGRPPIAVRFEIPYFTVSGIQVRYMKIIEKSGYQALPWVRYITQSGDYQLRTS; from the exons ATGGCCGCCTCCGCCCTCTTCATCCTCGACCTCAAGGGGAAG CCGCTGATCAGCCGCAACTACAAGGGGgacgtggggctgggggagatcGAGCACTTcatggggctgctgctgcagcgggaggaggaggggaccCTCACCCCCCTCCTCACCCACGGCAACGTCCACTTCCTCTGGATCAAACACGCCAACCTCTACC TGGTGGCCACCACCAAGAAGAACGGCAACGCTTCCTTGGTCTACTCCTTCCTCTACAAGGTGGTGGAG GTCTTCTGCGAGTATTtcaaggagctggaggaggaaagCATCCGCGACAACTTCGTCATCATCTACGAGCTCCTGGACGAGCTGATGGACTTCGGGTTCCCCCAGACCACGGACAGCAAAATCCTGCAGGA gtACATCACGCAGGAGGGCAACAAGCTGGAGACGGGCAAGTCGCGCGTCCCCACCACGGTCACCAACGCCGTGTCCTGGCGCTCCGAGGGCATCCGGTACAAGAAGAACGAGGTGTTCATCGACGTCATCGAGTCGGTGAATCTGCTG GTGAGCGCCACCGGCAGCGTGCTGCTGAGCGAGGTGGTGGGCACCATCAAGCTGAAGGTCTTCCTCTCGGGGATGCCCGAGCTGCGCCTGGGCTTGAACGACCGCGTCCTCTTCGAGCTGACGGGCC GGGGCAAGAACAAGTCGGTGGAGCTGGAGGACGTGAAGTTCCACCAGTGCGTCCGGCTCTCCCGCTTCGACAGCGACCGCACCATCTCCTTCATCCCCCCCGACGGGGACTTCGAGCTCATGTCCTACCGCCTCAACACGCAG GTGAAGCCTCTCATCTGGATCGAGTCGGTCATCGAGAAGTTCTCCCACAGCCGGGTGGAGATCATGGTCAAG GCCAAGGGCCAGTTCAAGAAGCAGTCGGTGGCCAACGGGGTGGAGATCGCGGTGCCGGTGCCCAGCGACGCCGACTCGCCCAAGTTCAAGACCAGCGTGGGCTCCGCCAGGTACCTCCCGGAGAGGAACCTCGTCATCTGGACCATCAAGTCCTTCCCG GGCGGGAAGGAGCACCTGATGCGCGCCCACTTCGGGCTGCCCAGcgtggagaaggaggaggaggaagggcgGCCGCCCATCGCCGTCCGCTTCGAGATCCCCTACTTCACCGTCTCGGGGATCCAG GTGCGGTACATGAAGATCATCGAGAAAAGTGGGTACCAGGCGCTGCCCTGGGTGCGCTACATCACCCAGAGCGGGG ACTACCAGCTCCGCACCAGCTGA
- the KRI1 gene encoding LOW QUALITY PROTEIN: protein KRI1 homolog (The sequence of the model RefSeq protein was modified relative to this genomic sequence to represent the inferred CDS: deleted 1 base in 1 codon; substituted 1 base at 1 genomic stop codon), protein MPEPVLRVNAAFAERYGRYRRREELQRLQDRYGDTGGGSGSSSESESSGDEVATDPRLEREFYRTLALLKTRDPRIYRQETTFYSQQDSSSGSDAEEEEEDEERPAKPMYLKDYERKVVLEKEGKYVDEEDEEDEAAAAERKKKAASRSYAEEQQELKESFRAFVADSEEEEEEEGEGGSGLLRPRSRTAEEKEREEEEYIRWLKGQGGPPPEPLQDLVPLQQFWSDPALDPGERFLRDYILNQGYREEEEEEEGGEEAEGXAGTLPQPPKTHRPPSPPRVPLPRASPLRLADSSDEGELFLAKQEDFERRYNFRFEEPDAAQVKTYPRSIPTSVRRRDERRKEKREQIRERKRKEKARKQEELKQLKNLKREELAARLARLRQATGNAAVGFTETFLQEDFDPARHDRLMAECFGDDYYGREEEEKPQFEEEEGLEDDWNWDTWTGRGEEEEEGAEREPHCEDPDFVMDADYDPAPPPQPRRQPPALGKKRRKTRFREAVEREKPAFDPATSTFEQYLDEFYRLDYEDLVGDLPCRFKYRNVLPCDFGLTTDEILAADDKELNRWCSLRKTCMYRSEQEERQDQANYSRRAQNVWKKQQIFRSLMAAPEEPQPAPSAKPKVGKKRRAKRRRPEEGEASGGPQPAAAPPHPGGSRRRAGGAPLGPAVRLGGRDFSGKRLEAFGLNPRRLRYRQLLRQQRKKQKGGGSAAKPTPRARSGAGGRGATR, encoded by the exons ATGCCGGAGCCGGTGCTGCGGGTGAACGCGGCCTTCGCCGAGCGCTACGGGCGGTACCGGCGGCGCGAGGAGCTGCAGCGGC TGCAGGACCGTTATGGGGACaccggcggcggctccggctccAGCTCCGAGTCCGAGTCCAGCGGGGACGAGGTG GCCACCGACCCCCGCCTGGAGCGGGAGTTCTACCGTACCCTGGCGCTGCTGAAGACCCGGGACCCCCGGATCTACCGGCAGGAGACCACCTTCTACAGCCAGCAAG acTCCTCGTCAGGGAGCGacgcggaggaggaggaggaggatgaagagcGCCCGGCGAAGCCGATGTACCTGAAGGATTATGAGAGGAAGGTGGTGCTGGAGAaggaggg CAAATATGTGGACGAGGAAGACGAGGAGGATGAGGCAGCGGCGGCCGAAAGGAAGaag AAAGCGGCCTCCAGGAGCTACGcggaggagcagcaggagctgaaggagag CTTCCGAGCCTTCGTGGCTgacagcgaggaggaggaggaggaggagggcgagGGCGGCTCTGGCCTGCTCCGGCCGCGCAGCCGGACGGCGGAGGAGAAG gagCGGGAGGAAGAGGAGTACATCCGCTGGCTGAAGGGGCAGGGCGGGCCCCCCCCGGAGCCGCTGCAGGACCTG gTGCCCCTCCAGCAGTTCTGGTCCGACCCGGCGCTGGACCCCGGCGAGCGCTTCCTGCGGGATTACATCCTGAACCAGGGCTAccgcgaggaggaggaggaggaggagggcggcgAGGAGGCCGAAGGGTGAGCAGGgaccctcccccagccccccaaaacccaccgccccccctcacccccccgcgtccccctccccagggcgtCCCCGCTCCGGCTGGCCGATTCCTCGGACGAGGGCGAGCTGTTCCTGGCCAAGCAGGAGGATTTCGAACGCCGCTACAATTTCCGCTTCGAGGAGCCGGACGCCGCccag GTGAAGACGTACCCCCGGAGCATCCCCACCTCGGTGCGGCGCCGGGACGAGCGGCGGAAGGAGAAGCGGGAGCAGATTcgggagaggaagaggaag GAGAAGGCGCGGAAGCAGGAGGAGCTGAAGCAGCTCAAGAACCTGAAGCGGGAGGAACTGGCCGCGCGCCTGGCCCGGCTGCGCCAGGCCACCGGCAACGCCGCCGTCGGCTTCACCGAGACCTTCCTCCAGGAGGACTTCGACCCGGCCCGGCACGACCGGCTGATGGCG GAGTGTTTCGGCGACGATTATTACGGccgggaggaagaggagaagccGCAgtttgaggaggaggaagggctggAGG acGACTGGAACTGGGACACCTGGACGGGccggggggaggaggaggaggagggggccgAGCGCGAGCCCCACTGCGAGGACCCCGACTTCGTG atGGACGCCGACTACGACCCGGcg ccccccccccaaccccggcggcagcccccggccctgGGGAAGAAGCGACGCAAGACGCGGTTCAGGGAGGCGGTGGAGCGGGAAAAGCCGGCGTTCGACCCCG ccACCAGCACCTTCGAGCAGTACCTGGACGAGTTTTACCGCCTCGACTACGAGGACCTGGTGGGGGACCTGCCCTGTCGCTTCAAGTACCGCAACGTCCTCCCCTGCGACTTCGGCCTCACCACCGATGAG aTCCTGGCAGCTGATGACAAGGAGCTGAACCGCTGGTGCTCCCTGCGCAAGACCTGCATGTACCG GTCGGAGCAGGAGGAGCGGCAGGATCAGGCCAACTACAGCCGGCGGGCGCAGAACgtctggaagaagcagcagatctTCAGATCCCTGATGGCCGC GCCCGAGGAGCCCCAGCCGGCGCCGTCGGCCAAACccaaagtggggaaaaaacgCCGGGCCAAGCGGAGGCGGCCGGAGGAGGGGGAAGCCTCGGGGGGGCCCCAACCCGCAGCagcgcccccccaccccggggggtcccggcgccGAGCGGGGGGCGCACCCCTGGGCCCGGCCGTGAGGTTGGGGGGCCGGGATTTCAGCGGGAAGCGGCTGGAAGCCTTCGGCCTCAACCCCCGCCGGCTCCGCTACCGGCAGCTCCTCCGGCAGCAGCGCAAGAAGCAAAAAGGGGGGGGGTCGGCGGCAAAACCCACCCCCCGGGCCCGATCCGgcgctggggggaggggggcgacGCGGTGA